Sequence from the Candidatus Hydrogenedentota bacterium genome:
TTGTCAATGATCGCTGTGAAGAACGGCCATTCCTTATACATTTCCCTAAGCTGGTCAAGGTCGCCGTGCATTTCAAGGGCATGCCCTATGCCGTACCACGCACTGAGAAGGTGCCGCGACTGCGTCCAGGCAAATACCCACGGAATGGCCCGAAGTTGGCGCACGTCGCCGTCGCCTACCCGCCGGCTTGGCCGTGACCCCAACCTGAGATGCTCGATTAGGTCAATGGGAGTGGCTTGACGGAAATAGGTTAGAAAATCCGGCGTCCTGTACACCAAGTCTTGATAGAACGCGAAAGAAAGCTCACCCAAACGGTTCATCGCGCCCTTCCACGCCGCTTTCACGGCAGGCGCTGAAAGACAGTTTGCCGCAATGACGGCACTCGCAAGCTGCTCGAAATTCCGCTCAGCAATCACAGGATTAGAGTACTTGAGCGAAACGACTTCGCCCTGCTCCGTGATCCGGATGCGGCCCCCGTGGGCGGCATGCGGCTGGGCGCGAAGACTGCGGTGGCTCATGCCTCCGCCACGGTCAATCGAGCCCCCCTTGCCATGGAAGAACCTTAAGCCCACGCCATGCGTGTCTGCCAGCTCCGCGAGTTGCTCCTGAGCCCGATACAAGTACCAGTTCGCGGCAAGATATCCTCCATCCTTATTTGAATCCGAATAGCCAAGCATGATCTCCTGCACACCGCCTCGCCGCTGGAGATGATTTCGGTATCCCGGATTGCTCCATATGGATTCCATGATGTCCGGTGCACGGTCGAGATCGTCGATTGTCTCGAACAGGGGCACGATGTCCAGACGAACGCGGGCCTGCCTGGCCAAGCTGAGCAGCCCTTTGAGGTCCTCCGAACTCCGCGTCATGCTCAGAATAAAACGGTGCGCCGCTCGTTCTCCATGCTCTCGCTGCAACTCGCGGATACACCGAAACTGATCAAGCAACTCGTCTCGCGAATTCATCAGCTTAGCGCTGTGATCGCGGAAATCAAGCTGCGCCATATGAAATCCAAATGTCTCAACCTGTCGGATAAGCCCTGCAATGCGGCCATTTGCCGCGCGGTGGGCGCCCTGCTGCCGCAACCCAACTTGTATCTCCCGGAGATCACGGACAAAGTCCTCTGCACGCCGATAGCCACCCTCAAGAAGCGCCTGCATCTGAAACAGACGGCGCCGATACTCTTCTCCAGGCTGAAAAGGATCGGCTGCGTCCTGTTTCGGACCGCGCCGAGGCGTGCTGTGGGTCAATTCTCCGATCAGGCGTTCGCATTCCCTGCGATAATGCTCGCAAAGCACCGAGCGTTGCCGCTCCATCGTCACACTGCTGACCTCAGTCGTCACATAAGGGTGACCGTCGCGGTCACCGCCAACCCAGCTCCCAAAAGTGAGAAAAGACCGGGTCCGCTTAACCTCAGGGAAATGAGCATTCAATTCAGCGTCAAACTTCTCGTAGAATCTCGCTGCCGCGGTCAGAATGGTGCGCTCAAAAAAGAATATCGTGTTGTTGACCTCGTCCATCGGTCCTACACGCAACTCTCGCACCTCCGCGGTCTGCCAGAGCGTCTCTAGAACCTCGTCAGGTTCGTCGAAGCGACTCTCCAAACGCAGAATATGGGCCAGCGTAGTGCGACGTTTGGCCTCGGTTGGATGGGCCGTAAGCACCGGCTCTATCTCAAGATTATCGATACACCGCTGCAATGTCTCGGACGTCACTCCTGCCTCGCGAAGCTCCCGGAACATACTTCGCAGCGACTGGACCGGCTCTGCGGCACCCTCAAGATGACGTACACGCGCCCGTTCCTCGCACAAGTTGGTTAATTGAAAAAACAGACTGAAGGCATGGGCAACCTGATCGGCATCTTTGATGCTGAATCTCCCGACCAAAGCGCGTTTTGCCTTGATGCTCGCCTCGTTATGATTGGCGCGAATGGCTTTCGACAGCTTGCGAAGCTGTTCGACGTACGAGAATAGCGCAGGACCCCCGGCTTGCTCGCGAATAATCTCGCCAAGCCGCGTGGT
This genomic interval carries:
- a CDS encoding phosphoenolpyruvate carboxylase, which encodes MDKALRREVRFITTRLGEIIREQAGGPALFSYVEQLRKLSKAIRANHNEASIKAKRALVGRFSIKDADQVAHAFSLFFQLTNLCEERARVRHLEGAAEPVQSLRSMFRELREAGVTSETLQRCIDNLEIEPVLTAHPTEAKRRTTLAHILRLESRFDEPDEVLETLWQTAEVRELRVGPMDEVNNTIFFFERTILTAAARFYEKFDAELNAHFPEVKRTRSFLTFGSWVGGDRDGHPYVTTEVSSVTMERQRSVLCEHYRRECERLIGELTHSTPRRGPKQDAADPFQPGEEYRRRLFQMQALLEGGYRRAEDFVRDLREIQVGLRQQGAHRAANGRIAGLIRQVETFGFHMAQLDFRDHSAKLMNSRDELLDQFRCIRELQREHGERAAHRFILSMTRSSEDLKGLLSLARQARVRLDIVPLFETIDDLDRAPDIMESIWSNPGYRNHLQRRGGVQEIMLGYSDSNKDGGYLAANWYLYRAQEQLAELADTHGVGLRFFHGKGGSIDRGGGMSHRSLRAQPHAAHGGRIRITEQGEVVSLKYSNPVIAERNFEQLASAVIAANCLSAPAVKAAWKGAMNRLGELSFAFYQDLVYRTPDFLTYFRQATPIDLIEHLRLGSRPSRRVGDGDVRQLRAIPWVFAWTQSRHLLSAWYGIGHALEMHGDLDQLREMYKEWPFFTAIIDNAELSLAKADLYIAGRYASLVQSERIRQSVFSRISEEYDRAVRNVLKVTRRRRLLANHPVLAESIRLRNPYIDPLNYLQIRFLPEWRRAKDNESLRQLLALTVNGIAFGMKSTG